A single region of the Desulforhopalus sp. genome encodes:
- a CDS encoding DUF2786 domain-containing protein has translation MIDQKIIDKLQKLLALSASDNENEAALAMKKAEELMREHNLSVADVALDGSGAHVGSAEVCGLTKTSQTWEISMGSFIAQTFNGRAIRTRNSNGWSFIFVAGQTDLIIITDLFERLRSTIKRMSQAYVNRARGCTRTHGKSLHNSYRLGMIKTISQRLERLKQNTAPTDNRNAFGMTGTALMVIKDKAVDQRVNRLFPRIKTIMSRASRVDGNAYRQGMTDGNNVSLHQSVNGRSSAPLGLKR, from the coding sequence ATGATAGATCAGAAAATAATCGATAAACTCCAGAAATTACTTGCTCTGTCGGCAAGTGATAACGAAAACGAAGCTGCCCTTGCCATGAAGAAGGCCGAGGAGCTGATGCGTGAACACAATCTGTCCGTTGCTGATGTAGCTCTTGACGGAAGTGGTGCGCATGTAGGTTCTGCAGAAGTATGTGGACTGACCAAGACTTCCCAGACATGGGAAATCTCCATGGGAAGCTTCATTGCCCAAACCTTCAATGGCCGAGCAATCCGTACCAGAAACAGCAACGGTTGGAGTTTCATTTTTGTAGCCGGCCAGACAGATTTGATAATTATCACTGATCTGTTTGAACGACTGCGCTCTACCATTAAGCGAATGAGCCAGGCTTATGTAAATCGTGCAAGGGGTTGTACCAGAACTCACGGTAAATCCCTGCATAACAGTTACCGCCTGGGAATGATTAAAACGATCAGCCAACGATTAGAACGTCTGAAGCAGAACACTGCCCCGACGGATAATCGTAATGCCTTTGGGATGACCGGTACTGCATTGATGGTGATTAAAGATAAAGCAGTTGACCAGCGAGTCAATCGGCTCTTCCCACGTATAAAAACGATAATGTCAAGAGCCAGTCGTGTTGACGGCAATGCCTACCGGCAAGGAATGACTGATGGCAATAATGTCAGTCTGCACCAATCTGTAAACGGCAGGTCTTCTGCACCTCTTGGCCTCAAGAGGTAG